In Desulfovibrio sp. UCD-KL4C, a single genomic region encodes these proteins:
- a CDS encoding GAF domain-containing protein produces MPRNEILINILSIVCNVFEAHTVVLYLPDGQHGYGLSTFFSLGDDVNPIGSPLQIKSLSGIVLNKKEPLFINNMDKKGATPLGYYGTKEDGKIKAFMGTPLDNALGVICLDSKRTYSFSTKDLKILSQFGKMITSILTCISSADAEGKKNEYFLTLKLLHDLRKRQPKWDAFLSNLLDMTVAASNYSHAFLTVIDQRGTSFYVEGENKPILHKEDSKSIAFPVGSGLVGWVYKNQESIFIDENSQGQASSRLLGASAATKEFLSVICLPLVFQKKTRGVLVLANKNPLKISEDLKDFLFMVSEYLTQFLENLFLKSKLAEARTALQKVTPAKNNAILINDN; encoded by the coding sequence ATGCCTAGAAATGAAATTTTGATAAACATTCTCAGCATTGTCTGCAATGTATTTGAAGCGCATACCGTTGTGTTGTATCTGCCTGACGGGCAACACGGTTACGGACTTTCAACTTTTTTTAGCCTTGGAGATGATGTAAATCCAATTGGTAGCCCGTTGCAGATCAAGAGTTTATCTGGAATAGTTCTTAACAAAAAAGAGCCTCTTTTTATCAATAATATGGATAAAAAGGGAGCAACCCCTCTCGGTTATTATGGTACAAAGGAAGATGGGAAAATCAAAGCATTCATGGGAACTCCACTTGATAACGCGCTAGGAGTTATTTGTTTAGATAGTAAACGCACATATTCTTTCAGTACTAAGGATTTAAAAATTCTTTCTCAATTCGGGAAAATGATTACGTCAATACTGACGTGTATCAGTTCTGCCGATGCGGAAGGGAAGAAGAATGAATATTTTCTGACATTAAAATTGCTGCATGACCTTCGGAAACGACAGCCCAAATGGGATGCCTTTTTGAGTAATCTTTTAGATATGACGGTTGCCGCTAGTAATTATTCTCATGCTTTTTTAACAGTTATTGATCAGAGAGGAACTTCGTTTTATGTAGAAGGTGAGAACAAACCTATACTCCATAAAGAAGACTCTAAATCAATTGCATTTCCAGTAGGAAGTGGCCTTGTTGGTTGGGTGTATAAGAATCAAGAATCTATTTTCATTGATGAAAACAGTCAGGGGCAAGCAAGCTCAAGATTGCTTGGAGCCAGTGCTGCTACTAAGGAATTTTTAAGTGTAATTTGTCTACCTCTTGTTTTTCAGAAAAAAACAAGAGGTGTTTTAGTTTTGGCAAATAAAAATCCATTAAAAATTTCTGAAGATCTTAAAGACTTTTTATTTATGGTTTCTGAATATTTAACGCAATTTCTCGAGAATCTTTTTTTAAAAAGTAAACTCGCTGAAGCTCGGACAGCTTTGCAGAAGGTAACCCCTGCAAAGAATAACGCAATTTTGATTAATGATAATTAA